One segment of Rosa chinensis cultivar Old Blush chromosome 6, RchiOBHm-V2, whole genome shotgun sequence DNA contains the following:
- the LOC112168989 gene encoding uncharacterized protein LOC112168989, whose protein sequence is MEIIGDALRQAFMPKREYESLREEDRAWGKLQRPVLMASVAFICLSILVCAIISLNIVFPADANRRPFCGDRRLNSLPMNVRGGDSDSDSDSFNGAFYLTDQETVDYYWMVVFIPSMIVFLATVVYLVAGITVAYSAPTRNGCLMVVENNYCASKRGGVRCLSILNAVFAIIFGLLALFLGTSLLTLGGSYCSVPLFWCYEIGTWGLVFLYGGTAFFLRRRAAVILDEGEFGGRNLGLEMLENPVEVTPDMERRVEEGFKTWMGSSLLSSDEEDEPESY, encoded by the exons ATGGAGATAATCGGCGACGCGCTTCGCCAGGCGTTCATGCCCAAGCGCGAGTACGAGAGCCTCCGGGAAGAAGACAGAGCGTGGGGGAAGCTCCAGAGGCCTGTGTTGATGGCGTCCGTGGCTTTCATCTGCCTTTCAATCCTCGTCTGCGCGATTATCAGCTTGAACATTGTGTTTCCGGCCGACGCGAACCGGCGGCCGTTCTGCGGTGACCGAAGGCTTAATTCGCTGCCGATGAATGTCAGAGGCGGCGATTCCGATTCCGATTCCGATTCGTTTAATGGTGCGTTTTATCTGACAGACCAGGAGACTGTGGATTACTATTGGATGGTGGTGTTCATTCCCTCCATGATCGTTTTCTTGGCCACGGTGGTGTATCTTGTTGCGG GAATCACTGTCGCTTATTCTGCCCCAACAAGGAATGGATGCTTAATGGTAGTTGAAAATAACTACTGTGCTTCAAAAAGAG GTGGGGTACGATGTCTATCAATTCTGAATGCTGTCTTTGCTATCATATTTGGTCTTCTTGCCTTGTTTCTTGGTACGAGCCTCCTCACATTAGGGGGAAGCTACTGCTCTGTGCCTCTATTTTGGTGCTATGAGATTGGCACTTGGGGGCTCGTTTTTCTGTACGGAGGGACTGCCTTCTTCCTGAGAAGGAGAGCAGCTGTAATCCTTGATGAAGGGGAATTTGGTGGCCGAAACTTGGGGCTTGAAATGTTGGAGAATCCCGTGGAAGTGACACCAGACATGGAAAGGCGGGTTGAAGAAGGGTTTAAAACATGGATGGGGTCATCACTCCTAtcttctgatgaagaagatgaacctGAGAGTTATTAG